A genomic stretch from Musa acuminata AAA Group cultivar baxijiao unplaced genomic scaffold, Cavendish_Baxijiao_AAA HiC_scaffold_1138, whole genome shotgun sequence includes:
- the LOC135671192 gene encoding uncharacterized protein LOC135671192 encodes MLARVSAMVKLATARESRTYGHLAARDRLEYINAGLYVLAPVLLVGGFTAQLSTAPAFAKSGLALALIGLALVLVVNAHDLVAHLAGVDFCLSLVEFDVQLALVEFSVPLAHIVGTILNFIGILFFFIQMEKRYSPRLERHAVNTLISGPIFWVIGSIHNICQVYETANGHVQILQKCVQVPLLMGSLLFLVAGILNNHDTFGSIHTTSKIMGKSWVWLCLSGSCLFFVGGLLNVVKVSKMQRRDGVRLEKLRGTAHESSARRREGQLPLILESSRRKKAEEVTPVVRIPASTPPHYKAVP; translated from the exons ATGCTCGCTCGCGTTTCCGCCATGGTGAAGCTCGCGACCGCTCGGGAGAGCCGCACCTACGGCCACCTCGCCGCCCGCGATCGTTTGGAGTACATCAACGCCGGATTGTACGTACTGGCCCCCGTCCTCCTCGTCGGCGGCTTCACGGCCCAGCTCTCCACCGCCCCAGCCTTCGCCAAGTCCGGCCTCGCCCTCGCCCTCATCGGCCTCGCTCTCGTCCTCGTCGTCAACGCTCATGACCTCGTCGCGCACTTGGCCGGCGTCGACTTCTGCCTCTCCCTGGTGGAGTTCGACGTGCAGCTGGCGCTGGTGGAGTTCTCCGTACCGCTGGCGCACATTGTTGGCACCATCTTGAACTTCATCGGCATACTGTTCTTTTTTATCCAG ATGGAGAAACGCTACAGTCCGAGGCTGGAAAGGCATGCGGTCAACACACTGATATCGGGGCCAATCTTTTGGGTCATCGGTTCCATCCACAACATCTGCCAAGTCTACGAGACAGCAAATGGCCATGTCCAGATACTACAGAAGTGTGTGCAGGTTCCCCTGCTCATGGGAAGCTTGCTCTTCTTGGTCGCCGGAATCCTCAACAACCATGATACCTTCGGGTCAATTCACACAACTTCCAAGATCATG GGGAAGAGTTGGGTTTGGTTGTGCCTGTCGGGGAGTTGTCTGTTCTTTGTGGGGGGATTGCTGAACGTGGTGAAAGTGTCCAAGATGCAGCGGAGGGATGGGGTGAGGCTTGAGAAGCTGCGAGGCACCGCGCACGAGAGCTCGGCCAGACGAAGGGAGGGTCAGCTTCCACTGATCCTGGAGAGCAGCAGAAGGAAGAAAGCAGAGGAGGTTACGCCGGTAGTGCGAATCCCTGCATCAACTCCTCCGCATTACAAGGCGGTGCCCTAA
- the LOC103999694 gene encoding late embryogenesis abundant protein At3g53040-like, protein MIEYMSPEEIGRYRAVAQQNSVESIRAAEERYEKAKQAGPGVLHGTRDTVAHGLGAAGLWAAAMGTEAKDRAAHGARAAAEYTTEKGSLAKDYAAEKAHAVAEVAAQQASSVKDTTVEKSRQGLEVAKDAAVSAGESAMDYAEQAALKAKDVAVSTGETAREAATKTKDATASAGDTEGRGGNRSSQESPAGRESKRGASEGKTGIEDGRNEGSNGGTKSACRTS, encoded by the exons ATGATAGAGTACATGTCGCCGGAGGAGATCGGCCGGTACCGCGCCGTCGCCCAGCAGAACTCTGTAGAGTCCATCAGGGCGGCCGAGGAGCGGTACGAGAAGGCCAAGCAAGCCGGTCCCGGGGTCCTCCACGGGACCAGAGACACCGTCGCCCATGGCCTCGGTGCTGCGGGGCTCTGGGCCGCCGCTATGGGCACCGAGGCCAAGGACAGGGCTGCTCATGGGGCTCGTGCTGCCGCTGAGTACACCACCGAGAAGGGGTCCCTGGCCAAGGATTACGCGGCTGAGAAGGCCCACGCCGTGGCGGAGGTTGCCGCGCAGCAGGCTTCTTCGGTGAAGGATACGACCGTCGAAAAGAGCCGTCAGGGGCTCGAGGTCGCAAAGGATGCCGCCGTGAGTGCAGGCGAGTCCGCCATGGACTACGCAGAGCAGGCCGCGTTGAAGGCCAAGGATGTCGCTGTGAGTACCGGCGAGACCGCGAGGGAGGCAGCGACGAAGACGAAGGACGCCACGGCGAGTGCGGGCGACACAGAAGGCAGAGGAGGCAATAGAAGCAGCCAAGAGAGCCCTGCAGGCAGGGAGAGCAAACGCGGGGCAAGCGAAG GAAAGACTGGTATCGAAGACGGAAGAAACGAAGGAAGCAATGGAGGAACTAAATCAGCATGCAGGACAAGCTAA
- the LOC103999680 gene encoding protein INCREASED PETAL GROWTH ANISOTROPY 1-like has product MMVAGKVKAAMGFRRSPATPKMATPRRSPSSSPVSQKSSPAAEGGHQTTTAAFARSFGVYFPRASGQVQPRPPYVAELLRLVEELQEEESRLRTQLLEQKLLRETVAIVPFLEKEIADKREELVRAGDRIERLEGENRALKDEVEGLSSEIRSGEEENQRRERRINDLEKELDELKKAASEQRNGDSRRLCAGTGEMDECSSSQRFQGLIDASARSNLLKSLRKPPKSANIVPNQEVQRPECRNPKADGGVIEGVHQQPHGGDKEEVLRPRASRVPKPPPTPSMSCNPSNSSSSSSSSHTTSRVATSKGPSLACLPPIPPPAPPVKSTPQGGARPPPPPPPPPPPTLGSRSAAASVRRVPEVVEFYHSLMRRDSRRESCGGLQEAPPAAASVSNARDMIGEIENRSAHLLAIKTDVETQGDLIRFLIKEVEHAAFANVEDVVTFVKWLDDELSFLVDERAVLKHFEWPEHKADAMREAAFGYCDLKKLESEASSFRDDPRQPCSSSLKKMQSLLDKLERGVYNLSRAREAATKRYKGFGIPWEWMLESGYVNQIKVATGKLAMKYMKRVSSELEIIAGNPEEEELMLQGVRFAFRVHQFAGGFDAETMRAFQELKNTARTLHLQLQNHNRQKLYCKSTSGC; this is encoded by the exons ATGATGGTCGCGGGAAAGGTGAAGGCCGCCATGGGGTTCCGTCGCAGCCCCGCCACGCCTAAGATGGCGACGCCCCGccgctccccctcctcctccccggtctCCCAAAAGTCGTCGCCGGCGGCGGAGGGGGGTCATCAGACGACGACCGCCGCGTTCGCTCGATCCTTCGGCGTTTACTTCCCCCGCGCCTCCGGCCAGGTCCAGCCCCGCCCGCCCTACGTCGCTGAGCTGCTTCGCCTGGTGGAGGAGCTCCAGGAGGAGGAGTCCCGTCTCCGCACCCAGCTCCTGGAGCAGAAGCTCCTCAGGGAGACCGTCGCCATCGTGCCCTTCCTCGAGAAGGAGATCGCCGACAAGCGCGAGGAGCTGGTGCGGGCCGGTGACCGTATCGAGCGCCTGGAGGGGGAGAACCGGGCCCTGAAGGACGAAGTCGAGGGCTTGAGCTCTGAGATACGGAGCGGCGAAGAGGAGAACCAGCGGAGGGAGAGGAGGATCAATGATCTCGAAAAAGAGTTGGACGAGCTGAAGAAGGCGGCTTCGGAGCAGCGCAATGGCGACTCGAGGCGGCTATGCGCCGGGACAGGGGAGATGGACGAGTGCTCGTCGTCGCAGAGGTTCCAAGGCCTCATTGACGCTTCCGCGAGATCGAATCTCCTCAAAAGCCTGCGCAAACCACCCAAATCCGCCAACATTGTTCCCAATCAAGAGGTCCAAAGGCCAGAATGCAGAAATCCGAAGGCGGATGGAGGGGTCATCGAGGGGGTGCATCAGCAGCCTCACGGCGGCGACAAGGAAGAGGTCTTGAGACCCCGAGCATCCAGGGTTCCAAAACCCCCGCCCACGCCTTCGATGTCCTGTAACCCCTCGAACTCATCTTCTTCGTCGTCTTCTTCCCATACCACGTCCCGCGTCGCAACAAGCAAAGGCCCCAGCTTGGCGTGCCTCCCGCCGATCCCGCCGCCAGCCCCACCGGTAAAATCCACACCGCAAGGCGGAGCGCGGCCACCTCCTCCGCCTCCACCTCCCCCGCCGCCAACGCTGGGGTCCAGGTCGGCGGCAGCAAGCGTGAGGCGGGTGCCGGAGGTGGTGGAATTCTACCACTCCCTTATGCGGCGGGACTCCAGGAGGGAGTCCTGCGGCGGATTGCAGGAGGCGCCTCCCGCCGCCGCATCCGTCTCCAACGCGCGCGACATGATCGGCGAGATCGAGAACCGCTCCGCGCACCTCCTCGCC ATAAAGACGGACGTGGAGACGCAGGGCGACCTCATTAGATTCTTAATCAAGGAAGTGGAGCACGCGGCGTTCGCCAACGTCGAAGACGTGGTCACCTTCGTCAAATGGCTCGACGACGAGCTCTCCTTCCTC GTGGACGAGAGAGCGGTGCTGAAGCACTTCGAGTGGCCGGAGCACAAGGCGGACGCCATGCGCGAGGCGGCCTTCGGCTACTGCGACCTCAAGAAGTTGGAGTCGGAGGCGTCGTCGTTCCGCGACGACCCTCGCCAGCCCTGCTCTTCCTCTCTCAAGAAGATGCAGTCGCTCTTGGACAA ATTGGAGCGAGGTGTATACAACCTTTCACGTGCAAGGGAAGCTGCCACGAAGAGGTACAAGGGGTTTGGTATTCCTTGGGAATGGATGCTGGAGAGCGGATACGTTAACCAG ATCAAGGTAGCAACAGGGAAACTAGCAATGAAGTACATGAAAAGAGTCTCTTCCGAGCTGGAGATCATAGCAGGCAACCCTGAAGAAGAGGAACTCATGCTTCAGGGTGTTAGATTTGCCTTCAGAGTACACCAG TTTGCAGGAGGTTTTGATGCGGAAACAATGCGAGCTTTCCAGGAGCTCAAGAACACAGCTCGCACCCTCCACCTACAACTCCAAAATCACAACCGGCAGAAGCTTTATTGCAAGTCCACATCCGGCTGCTAG
- the LOC103999695 gene encoding non-specific lipid-transfer protein A-like: MARLLVLLAVIAAVWVGAAAAILPCERMTQMIVPCAPYLTSHVAVPGVGCCNGVRSLPGIAQTHKDRVVICKCLKIVAGHFPGIDNKRAMGLPRLCGVRLNFSFSPSTDCDK, encoded by the coding sequence ATGGCTCGCCTTCTCGTTCTTCTGGCGGTCATCGCCGCCGTCTGGGTAGGGGCTGCCGCAGCGATCCTGCCATGCGAGAGGATGACGCAGATGATCGTACCCTGCGCTCCGTACTTGACGAGCCATGTGGCCGTTCCGGGAGTCGGGTGCTGCAATGGCGTGCGCTCTCTGCCGGGGATCGCCCAGACCCACAAGGACCGGGTGGTCATCTGCAAATGCCTCAAGATCGTCGCCGGCCACTTCCCCGGGATCGACAACAAGCGTGCCATGGGTCTCCCGCGCCTGTGCGGCGTCCGCCTCAACTTCTCCTTCTCCCCCTCCACCGACTGCGACAAGTGA